In Legionella lytica, one genomic interval encodes:
- a CDS encoding NAD(P)H-flavin reductase → MSKNNIKARVEQITPLTDSIMQLVLVPEKYVDYYAGQYLQIILGTEAFSYSIANAPLGSHRYELHIRHSQDNPYNQRLFAHIKEQGRVTINLPFGDCCIEHLDAQRPILFIAGGTGFAPIKAMIEHLLSNGDKRPFEFYWGARMQNDLYMDEKINSWQAHVARFSYFSALSEENSDPLVSLLLSRHAHDLADWQIVISGPFDMVYSIRDTLVERGASPEYLFSDAFSFEAK, encoded by the coding sequence ATGAGCAAAAATAACATCAAGGCCCGGGTTGAGCAAATTACGCCACTGACGGATAGTATTATGCAGTTGGTACTGGTCCCCGAAAAATATGTGGATTATTATGCCGGGCAGTATTTACAAATTATTCTTGGAACGGAGGCATTTAGTTATTCTATTGCCAATGCACCTTTAGGCTCGCATCGTTATGAATTGCATATCCGTCACAGCCAAGACAATCCATACAATCAACGTTTATTTGCACATATAAAAGAGCAGGGCAGGGTTACCATTAATTTACCGTTCGGCGATTGTTGTATTGAGCATCTGGACGCACAGCGCCCAATATTATTTATCGCTGGTGGCACCGGGTTTGCACCGATAAAGGCGATGATTGAGCATTTATTATCTAATGGAGACAAGCGACCTTTTGAGTTTTATTGGGGGGCGCGCATGCAAAATGATTTGTACATGGATGAAAAAATTAATAGCTGGCAGGCCCATGTGGCACGGTTTAGCTATTTTTCGGCGCTTTCAGAAGAGAATTCTGATCCACTGGTTTCTTTGCTTCTGTCGCGACATGCGCACGATTTAGCAGATTGGCAAATTGTTATCAGTGGGCCTTTTGATATGGTTTATAGTATTCGAGATACTTTAGTCGAACGTGGGGCATCCCCAGAGTATTTATTCTCAGATGCATTTAGTTTTGAAGCGAAATAA
- the hspQ gene encoding heat shock protein HspQ, whose protein sequence is MNKTARFNIGDLVIHKHSRYRAIIVDVDPLFQASGRYNPQAPQREFTTRNPWYRLLVDDSSQMTYVEECMLVEDTSELPINNPNLAMYLKERGGQYHNLNAKH, encoded by the coding sequence ATGAATAAAACAGCTCGCTTTAATATCGGGGATTTAGTTATTCACAAACATAGTCGTTATCGAGCAATTATTGTTGATGTGGATCCGTTATTCCAAGCTTCGGGACGTTATAATCCTCAAGCTCCACAACGTGAATTTACCACCCGTAATCCTTGGTATCGTTTATTGGTAGATGATAGTAGCCAAATGACTTATGTTGAGGAATGTATGCTGGTGGAAGATACGAGTGAGTTACCTATTAATAATCCAAATCTGGCAATGTATCTTAAAGAACGCGGGGGGCAGTATCATAATCTTAATGCCAAACATTAG
- the tatC gene encoding twin-arginine translocase subunit TatC produces the protein MSANLLPHLLELRRRSILILLWFAVLFTAFFFLANELFQMLVGPLLHTLSGQNDLIATQIASPVFTPLKLAADTALLLTAPYALFHLWRFVSPGLYQKEQRALRSAMVLSLLLFLTGVAFCYYLVLPFMFQFFIHALPKGVRYMPDMAYALDFITRMLLLFGLCFQVPLICLTLVRLTLLDVDTLKKIRPYVIVAAFIIGMLLTPPDVFSQIMLAVPLCLLYETGIILAVYFA, from the coding sequence ATGTCAGCCAACTTACTACCGCACTTATTGGAACTTCGCCGCCGCAGCATTTTGATTCTGCTCTGGTTTGCTGTTCTATTTACTGCATTTTTTTTCCTAGCCAACGAATTATTTCAAATGCTAGTTGGTCCCCTGTTACATACGCTTTCAGGGCAAAACGACTTAATTGCAACCCAAATAGCCTCTCCGGTGTTTACCCCATTAAAACTTGCTGCAGATACCGCCCTGCTATTAACCGCACCTTATGCCCTATTTCATCTCTGGCGCTTTGTTAGTCCAGGCTTATATCAAAAAGAGCAGCGCGCCTTGCGTAGCGCCATGGTTTTAAGCCTGTTGCTGTTTCTGACTGGAGTGGCATTTTGTTATTACTTAGTGCTGCCATTTATGTTCCAATTTTTTATCCATGCGTTGCCTAAAGGGGTGCGTTACATGCCCGATATGGCTTATGCCTTAGACTTTATTACCCGAATGCTTTTGCTCTTTGGGCTTTGTTTCCAGGTACCATTAATTTGTCTAACGCTGGTACGTTTGACACTTCTTGACGTCGATACGCTAAAAAAAATCCGTCCTTACGTCATTGTGGCAGCTTTTATTATTGGCATGTTGCTTACCCCTCCAGATGTTTTTTCGCAAATCATGCTGGCAGTGCCACTGTGCTTGCTTTATGAAACAGGAATTATCCTGGCAGTTTATTTTGCATGA
- the panD gene encoding aspartate 1-decarboxylase, whose translation MAYRKMLKSKIHRATVTEADLDYEGSITISPELLKAANILPYEAVNVWNVTAGTRFETYAITGESGSTNICVNGAAAHLVTPGDLIIIATFSQVLEEDCAQVNPTVVFVDQFNRIRETRPERVGVKARALEEA comes from the coding sequence ATGGCCTATAGAAAAATGTTAAAATCAAAAATTCATCGTGCAACAGTGACCGAGGCGGATTTAGATTATGAAGGCAGTATCACTATTTCCCCTGAATTGCTAAAAGCGGCGAATATACTTCCTTATGAGGCAGTAAATGTCTGGAACGTTACCGCCGGTACACGCTTTGAAACTTATGCAATTACTGGTGAATCCGGTTCAACAAATATTTGTGTAAATGGCGCTGCCGCGCATTTGGTAACCCCTGGTGATTTAATCATTATTGCGACCTTCTCCCAAGTTTTGGAAGAGGATTGTGCGCAGGTGAATCCCACCGTGGTATTTGTAGACCAATTTAATCGCATTCGCGAAACCCGACCTGAGCGTGTTGGAGTAAAAGCTAGAGCATTAGAAGAAGCATAA
- the rsmA gene encoding 16S rRNA (adenine(1518)-N(6)/adenine(1519)-N(6))-dimethyltransferase RsmA gives MKHIPRKRFGQNFLQSLHVIEDILGSINPQPEDNILEIGPGLGALTIPLLRRLKQLTVVEIDTDLQQHWLDYSGAGGRLHLIAADALTVDYAQFGSRLRVIGNLPYNISTPLLIHLLGFASSIEDMHFMLQKEVVERMAAIPGTKNYGRLSVMLQYHCDVEYLFDVPPEAFEPQPKVDSAVVRLVPHQESPFEAVAVEQLERLVASSFAMRRKTLNNNLKGIISADQLHDLGIDGSKRPEQISVAEYVQLAKFVSN, from the coding sequence GTGAAGCACATTCCACGTAAACGTTTTGGGCAAAATTTTTTGCAAAGCTTGCATGTAATTGAAGACATCCTCGGCTCCATCAATCCACAGCCGGAAGATAATATATTGGAAATCGGCCCTGGTTTAGGCGCATTAACTATTCCGTTACTGCGACGCCTAAAACAATTAACAGTGGTTGAAATTGACACGGATCTACAACAACACTGGCTGGATTATTCCGGAGCAGGTGGCCGCTTGCATTTAATAGCTGCCGATGCATTAACCGTTGATTATGCTCAATTTGGTTCTCGATTACGGGTTATTGGTAATTTACCGTATAATATTTCCACGCCATTATTAATCCATTTGTTAGGCTTTGCTTCATCGATTGAAGACATGCATTTTATGCTGCAAAAAGAAGTTGTGGAGCGCATGGCTGCCATTCCGGGGACCAAAAATTATGGACGTTTATCCGTAATGCTGCAGTATCATTGTGATGTAGAGTATTTATTTGATGTACCGCCCGAAGCGTTTGAGCCACAGCCGAAAGTAGATTCAGCTGTTGTTCGTTTAGTGCCACATCAAGAATCACCCTTTGAAGCTGTTGCGGTTGAGCAATTGGAGCGTTTGGTAGCAAGTTCCTTTGCTATGCGTCGTAAGACCTTGAATAATAATTTAAAGGGGATCATATCAGCGGATCAGCTACATGATTTGGGCATCGATGGAAGTAAGAGGCCAGAACAAATTTCTGTCGCTGAATATGTCCAACTAGCGAAATTTGTTTCCAATTAG
- a CDS encoding conjugal transfer nickase/helicase domain-containing protein: MEMALFHRERKNSLSMQRKSIKDLTRIVTAGQFLAEERRQVLIKKIQVFSHLEMSRYESLCTRLIENLVYYCQSLPETTNSYYSQPGGLVDHALNRTEAALSLFQEFMVQERLGTVSEEQMLWQYALFSAAILQGIGKLFIDYRINLFDSNGQLLREWNPLLDSMGSVGQFYSYEFQKESEVELRRRINLLLARALMPASGFSWIASNGEVLAVWLALLNEDERSAGTLGAILIRADAIAIQRYFTEFMLRSGMQNPSGPYGRAGTFSGGVPETLLEKERSAGLEFLEWFIKSLDEGRIMINKAPLFMVPGGMLMCQEMFQLFVREHPEYKNWQAIQNGFLSLGLHSRNADGSVLSRFEQMQNQQMESGIVFSKYAIALPSSVKVQHLSGKVETMSAMELVNKAQYHTQLTQQQNAVVAPTLQKLNATGQWQAAENTGNALRPGAKNGA; the protein is encoded by the coding sequence ATGGAGATGGCTTTGTTTCATCGAGAGCGTAAAAATTCTTTGTCTATGCAAAGAAAATCTATAAAAGATTTAACCCGCATTGTAACCGCTGGTCAGTTTTTGGCTGAAGAACGACGACAAGTATTAATTAAAAAAATACAGGTGTTTTCTCATCTTGAAATGTCACGTTATGAAAGTTTATGTACCCGGCTCATTGAGAATTTAGTTTATTACTGCCAAAGTTTACCTGAAACCACAAACAGTTATTACTCTCAACCTGGCGGATTGGTTGATCATGCTTTAAATCGTACCGAAGCAGCGCTAAGCCTGTTTCAGGAATTTATGGTTCAAGAGCGATTAGGCACGGTATCTGAAGAACAGATGCTTTGGCAGTATGCCCTGTTTTCCGCCGCGATTTTACAGGGAATAGGTAAGCTCTTTATTGATTATCGTATTAATCTATTTGATAGCAATGGTCAATTGTTACGTGAATGGAACCCACTTCTAGATAGTATGGGCTCTGTTGGTCAATTTTATTCTTATGAGTTCCAAAAAGAATCTGAGGTTGAACTGCGCCGTCGCATTAATTTATTGCTTGCGAGAGCTCTGATGCCTGCCAGTGGTTTTTCTTGGATTGCATCGAATGGTGAAGTCTTAGCGGTATGGCTAGCCTTACTCAATGAAGATGAACGCTCTGCAGGAACCTTGGGCGCTATTTTGATCCGTGCGGATGCGATTGCCATTCAGCGCTATTTTACAGAATTTATGTTGCGTAGTGGCATGCAAAACCCTTCAGGCCCTTATGGACGAGCGGGAACCTTTAGTGGTGGTGTACCAGAGACGTTATTAGAAAAAGAGCGGTCTGCAGGACTGGAATTTTTAGAGTGGTTTATTAAGTCCTTGGATGAAGGCCGTATTATGATTAATAAGGCCCCTTTATTTATGGTCCCTGGAGGCATGCTGATGTGCCAGGAAATGTTCCAGCTCTTTGTGCGCGAGCATCCTGAGTATAAGAATTGGCAAGCAATCCAAAATGGTTTTCTTTCTTTAGGCTTACATAGTCGCAACGCGGACGGTAGCGTACTGAGTCGCTTTGAGCAAATGCAAAATCAGCAAATGGAAAGTGGTATTGTATTTTCTAAATACGCGATTGCTTTACCTAGCTCGGTGAAAGTGCAGCATTTATCCGGTAAAGTAGAAACAATGTCTGCGATGGAGTTAGTCAACAAGGCGCAATATCATACCCAACTGACTCAGCAGCAAAATGCGGTGGTCGCTCCTACTTTGCAAAAATTAAATGCGACAGGTCAATGGCAGGCAGCTGAAAATACGGGGAATGCATTACGACCAGGAGCAAAAAACGGTGCCTGA
- a CDS encoding symmetrical bis(5'-nucleosyl)-tetraphosphatase, translating to MPDYAIGDIQGCYDPLQRLLEHIDFDEKVDRLWFVGDLVNRGPQSLAVLRFIKSLPLAPRITLGNHDLHLLGSIFGDEPWRGHDDTIQEILQAPDKEELGHWLRMQSILYYSEEFNLVMTHAGVAPMWDLPKAIRLARELEVVLAGENYHHFLSHMYGNKPDIWCDDLVGVDRLRMITNYFTRMRFCDAEGGLNLSYKGTLAAAPADVYPWYAVPNRKELDVDIVFGHWAALMGQCPNPKIYAIDTGCLWGGQLTALRLQDKQRFAVWNKNE from the coding sequence GTGCCTGATTATGCCATTGGTGACATCCAAGGATGCTATGACCCTTTACAACGACTCTTAGAACACATCGATTTTGATGAAAAAGTCGACCGCTTATGGTTTGTTGGTGACTTGGTAAACCGTGGCCCTCAATCGCTAGCGGTATTACGTTTTATAAAATCTTTACCCTTAGCACCCAGAATTACTTTAGGCAATCATGACTTGCATTTACTAGGCTCTATATTTGGCGATGAGCCTTGGAGAGGGCATGATGATACTATTCAGGAAATTTTGCAGGCACCCGATAAAGAAGAGTTAGGCCATTGGTTAAGAATGCAGTCGATTTTATATTATTCAGAAGAGTTTAATTTGGTGATGACCCATGCCGGGGTTGCCCCGATGTGGGATTTGCCCAAAGCCATACGGCTGGCACGTGAGCTTGAAGTGGTACTTGCGGGGGAGAATTATCACCATTTTTTGTCGCATATGTATGGAAATAAACCGGATATTTGGTGTGATGATCTGGTTGGTGTCGATCGTTTAAGAATGATTACCAATTATTTCACCCGCATGCGTTTTTGTGATGCAGAGGGTGGGCTTAATTTGAGTTATAAAGGGACACTTGCCGCAGCGCCCGCAGATGTTTATCCTTGGTATGCAGTGCCTAATCGTAAAGAGCTTGATGTCGACATCGTTTTTGGACATTGGGCTGCACTCATGGGGCAATGCCCTAATCCTAAAATTTATGCCATAGACACAGGATGTCTTTGGGGAGGACAATTAACTGCCTTACGTTTGCAGGATAAGCAACGATTTGCAGTTTGGAACAAGAATGAATGA
- a CDS encoding TolC family protein: MNRFSLFLLSALLSLPVFALTITEDKQQLKEAEERLEQAIARPEFMLKNWIELPTSPAARKKAVRKLSLREAILLALRYNPNIRNAELDRVVQRYQLRLANNEFEMQYALGASGVIQKSRFNGVGSDTTHSFLASPELGLRTKLGTKASLNIDNNVYGDNNFSPVLSFSLTQPLLRGFGKNVNEAALLNAIDTEWLNKLSLRQSVSDQITQVIMAYRSLILSGNTLQNQRLQLKEAQKSHEINEKKIAAGQLEPTANIQQSYQIESLSLMVEQGENDFQNATQELLQAIGLDPETHLSVPSDVVIEKIAVPDLKKTIEQALAHNTLYLAQKLALRADERAYKIAKNQQLWQVDLGANVQSGTVNDVTGKSNGIRGIYNGHNITEAARLTVTVPLNDVSRRSQLINAKIRLEKDRLNLLATKRALITNITNIINSIRSLAKRYQLAQKQVKLAEQSYALEKKKQQAGIATALEVNNTQNQLIQAQAGLITAKVAYLNQISTLQRILGTTLDHWKIKLRYGG; the protein is encoded by the coding sequence ATGAACCGATTCTCGTTATTTTTGTTGAGTGCATTGCTTAGTTTACCGGTTTTTGCCTTAACAATAACAGAGGATAAACAGCAGCTAAAAGAGGCAGAAGAACGCTTAGAGCAGGCCATTGCTCGGCCTGAATTTATGCTGAAAAATTGGATTGAGCTACCGACCTCGCCGGCGGCACGTAAGAAAGCTGTACGCAAGTTAAGTTTACGAGAAGCTATTTTGCTGGCTTTACGTTATAACCCGAATATCCGCAATGCGGAGCTGGATCGGGTGGTCCAGCGTTATCAATTGCGTTTAGCCAATAATGAATTTGAAATGCAATATGCTTTAGGTGCTTCGGGAGTAATCCAAAAAAGCCGCTTTAATGGGGTGGGTTCTGATACGACACATAGTTTTCTGGCCAGCCCTGAGTTGGGGTTACGTACTAAATTAGGCACTAAAGCTAGCCTTAATATCGATAATAATGTCTATGGGGACAATAATTTTAGCCCGGTATTAAGTTTCTCTCTCACTCAACCCTTACTGCGCGGTTTTGGTAAAAATGTGAATGAAGCAGCATTATTAAATGCTATCGATACCGAATGGTTAAATAAGTTAAGCTTGCGTCAATCCGTCTCCGATCAAATTACCCAAGTGATTATGGCATACCGTTCGTTGATCCTTAGCGGTAATACTTTACAAAACCAACGCTTGCAATTAAAAGAAGCGCAAAAGTCGCATGAAATTAATGAAAAGAAAATCGCCGCAGGGCAGTTGGAGCCTACCGCTAACATTCAACAGTCTTATCAAATTGAGTCTTTGAGTTTGATGGTTGAGCAAGGTGAAAATGATTTTCAAAACGCAACGCAGGAGTTATTGCAGGCAATAGGCCTCGATCCGGAAACACATTTGTCCGTACCCAGCGATGTGGTTATTGAAAAAATAGCGGTTCCAGATTTAAAGAAAACTATTGAACAAGCTTTAGCGCATAATACCTTATATTTGGCACAAAAATTGGCCTTACGCGCGGATGAACGAGCTTATAAAATTGCAAAAAACCAACAGCTTTGGCAGGTGGACTTAGGTGCAAACGTACAAAGTGGTACGGTCAATGATGTGACTGGAAAGAGCAATGGCATTCGTGGGATCTACAATGGCCACAATATCACTGAAGCGGCACGTTTGACGGTAACGGTGCCATTGAATGATGTGAGTCGACGTAGCCAATTGATTAATGCAAAAATACGTCTGGAAAAAGATCGACTCAATTTGCTTGCGACCAAAAGAGCCTTGATTACCAACATTACGAATATCATTAATAGCATTAGAAGTTTGGCCAAACGCTACCAGTTAGCGCAAAAGCAAGTGAAATTAGCAGAACAATCCTACGCTTTGGAAAAGAAAAAACAACAAGCAGGAATTGCTACAGCCCTGGAGGTAAACAATACGCAGAATCAATTGATTCAGGCGCAGGCGGGATTAATTACGGCCAAAGTTGCTTATCTTAATCAAATTTCGACATTGCAACGTATTCTGGGAACCACATTAGATCACTGGAAAATTAAACTTAGGTATGGTGGATGA